In Nymphaea colorata isolate Beijing-Zhang1983 chromosome 3, ASM883128v2, whole genome shotgun sequence, a genomic segment contains:
- the LOC116250402 gene encoding probable indole-3-acetic acid-amido synthetase GH3.1 produces the protein MASTPITEKQSTATSKSDMDKDVELLEFIEVATKNPDDVQKSVLAEILSQNAHTEYRQQRCDLGGSTDRQTFKAKVPMVTYDDLKPDILRIANGDRSPILSAHPISEFLTSSGTSAGERKLMPTIQQDLDRRQFLYDLLIPVMNKFVPGLDKGKGLYFLFVKTDTKTQGGLSARPVLTSYYKSELFKGRKFNPYLVYTSPTEAILCSDSFQSMYSQMFCGLLQHQEVLRVGAVFASGLLRAIRFLQVHWQDLALDIERGTLSVKITDPSIRAAVAKLIKPDPNTARFVRDNCSNQNWEGIIIKIWPRTKYLDVIVTGTMAQYIPTLNYYGGGLPLVCTMYASSECYFGLNLNPLSHPSEVSYTIMPNMGYFEFLPHDPDQPHEPSHTELLDLADLQLGKEYELVVTTYSGLYRYRVGDILRVSGFHNSAPQFHFVRRKNVALSIDSDKTDEAELQKAVEAASNRLMKDNHARIVEYTSYADTITIPGHYVIFFELASDKGPDPAPVPVEVMEECCLAMEEERNSVYRQERVCDQSIGSLEIRVVQRGTFEELMEHAISRGASINQYKAPRCVTLAPILEMLDSRVVSSHFSPVLPHWSPTRRH, from the exons ATGGCCTCCACACCGATCACAGAGAAACAGAGCACAGCGACAAGTAAATCCGATATGGACAA GGACGTTGAGCTTCTGGAGTTCATAGAGGTGGCGACGAAGAATCCGGACGATGTGCAGAAGAGTGTGCTGGCGGAGATACTGAGCCAGAACGCCCACACTGAGTACCGGCAGCAGCGGTGCGACCTCGGAGGAAGCACCGATCGCCAGACCTTCAAGGCCAAGGTCCCCATGGTCACCTACGATGACCTCAAGCCTGACATCCTGCGCATCGCCAACGGCGACCGCTCCCCTATCCTATCTGCTCACCCCATCTCCGAGTTCCTCACCAG TTCCGGTACGTCCGCTGGTGAGCGGAAGCTCATGCCTACAATTCAGCAAGATCTTGATCGACGTCAGTTCCTTTACGATCTTCTCATTCCTGTCATGAACAA GTTTGTTCCAGGACTAGACAAAGGAAAAGGGCTGTACTTCCTCTTCGTCAAGACCGACACAAAGACACAAGGAGGCCTGTCGGCCCGCCCCGTCCTCACCAGCTATTACAAGAGCGAGCTCTTCAAGGGAAGGAAGTTCAACCCTTACCTGGTCTACACCAGCCCAACGGAGGCCATCCTCTGCTCCGACTCCTTCCAGAGCATGTACTCACAGATGTTCTGTGGCCTCCTGCAGCACCAAGAGGTCCTCCGCGTCGGTGCCGTCTTCGCCTCAGGCCTCCTCCGTGCCATCCGCTTCCTCCAGGTACACTGGCAAGATCTCGCCCTCGACATCGAGAGGGGCACACTCAGTGTGAAGATCACAGACCCATCAATCCGAGCCGCGGTAGCCAAGCTAATCAAGCCGGACCCGAACACGGCTAGGTTCGTCCGGGACAACTGCTCGAACCAAAACTGGGAAGGTATCATCATCAAGATCTGGCCTCGAACAAAGTACCTCGACGTGATTGTGACTGGTACCATGGCTCAGTACATCCCCACACTCAACTACTACGGGGGTGGCCTACCACTGGTCTGCACCATGTATGCCTCCTCAGAGTGCTACTTTGGCCTCAACCTGAACCCACTTTCCCACCCATCTGAGGTCTCCTACACCATCATGCCAAACATGGGCTACTTCGAGTTCCTTCCCCACGACCCGGACCAGCCTCATGAGCCGAGCCACACCGAGCTCCTCGACCTTGCCGACCTTCAACTTGGCAAGGAGTACGAGCTCGTTGTCACCACCTACTCCGGCTTGTACCGCTACCGCGTCGGCGACATCCTCCGAGTCAGCGGCTTCCACAATTCCGCCCCTCAGTTCCACTTTGTTCGAAGGAAGAACGTGGCTCTGAGCATCGACTCGGATAAGACCGACGAGGCCGAGCTGCAGAAGGCGGTCGAGGCGGCGTCGAACCGTCTGATGAAGGACAACCACGCAAGGATCGTGGAGTACACCAGCTATGCCGACACAATAACCATACCGGGTCACTACGTCATATTCTTCGAGCTGGCGTCGGACAAGGGCCCGGATCCGGCACCGGTGCCGGTGGAGGTGATGGAGGAGTGCTGCCTTGCCATGGAGGAAGAGCGCAACTCAGTGTATAGACAAGAGAGGGTGTGCGACCAGTCGATTGGGTCGCTTGAAATAAGAGTGGTGCAGCGCGGCACGTTTGAGGAGCTAATGGAGCACGCCATCTCCAGAGGCGCCTCCATTAACCAGTACAAGGCCCCTAGGTGTGTCACTTTGGCTCCCATCTTGGAAATGCTGGACTCAAGGGTCGTATCCTCCCACTTCAGTCCAGTCCTGCCTCATTGGTCCCCAACTCGTCGCCATTAA